In Gloeocapsopsis sp. IPPAS B-1203, a genomic segment contains:
- a CDS encoding metallophosphoesterase has product MKKIKYALLSLLGLIGAILIWGLLEPYLIDVEPQVAVIPGLPAAWEGQKVAVIGDWQVGMWLDNTPTINRIVQLVKERPAFALIIGDFIYSPGENPSAEISKAIELVRPLPASGIPTYAVLGNHDYGMKAKDAPPNATLATKVAESLEAVGVQVLKNEAVAIVPSSNQSQTLASDRKALLYLVGIGSHWANEDKPAVALAEIPDSAPRFVMMHHPESFALFPANSAPIAVAGHTHGGQIRLPFTPEWSWLTFTKEDQVHADGWIDEYGKQGNHLYVNRGIGFSILPIRINCPPEITLFTLMSHRST; this is encoded by the coding sequence ATGAAGAAAATTAAGTATGCTTTATTGAGCTTATTAGGATTAATTGGCGCAATTCTGATTTGGGGTTTGCTCGAACCCTACCTCATCGATGTAGAACCTCAAGTTGCCGTAATTCCTGGTTTACCTGCTGCTTGGGAAGGGCAAAAAGTTGCGGTTATCGGTGATTGGCAAGTGGGAATGTGGCTAGACAATACCCCTACAATTAATCGGATTGTTCAGCTAGTTAAGGAACGCCCCGCGTTCGCGCTAATTATTGGTGACTTCATTTACTCTCCAGGCGAGAACCCCAGCGCAGAAATTAGTAAGGCGATCGAGCTTGTGCGTCCACTACCTGCCTCTGGTATCCCAACATATGCCGTATTAGGCAATCACGATTATGGCATGAAAGCAAAGGATGCTCCTCCAAACGCGACTTTAGCAACCAAAGTAGCTGAGTCTCTTGAAGCAGTGGGCGTGCAAGTATTGAAAAATGAAGCTGTTGCGATCGTGCCGTCTTCAAACCAAAGTCAGACATTAGCGAGCGATCGCAAAGCACTTTTGTATTTAGTAGGTATAGGATCGCACTGGGCTAATGAGGATAAACCAGCTGTAGCGCTAGCTGAGATACCGGATTCAGCACCTAGGTTTGTAATGATGCATCATCCTGAATCCTTTGCTCTATTTCCTGCCAACTCTGCACCTATAGCTGTAGCAGGGCATACTCACGGCGGACAAATTCGCTTGCCATTTACTCCAGAATGGTCTTGGCTAACTTTTACTAAAGAAGATCAAGTTCATGCTGACGGCTGGATTGATGAATATGGAAAACAAGGAAACCATCTTTACGTCAACCGAGGGATTGGTTTCAGTATCTTACCAATCCGAATCAATTGTCCGCCTGAAATTACTCTTTTCACACTTATGTCACACAGATCTACATAA
- a CDS encoding PRC-barrel domain-containing protein: MTLYKLDEYYPDYQNDIFDGDDIKSFDVYAQDDKVGSVKNIMVDEDGNFRYFIVDTGFWVFGKNVFLPVGMANIDYDDKRVYAPQLTKQQVEDLPEFSEDLALDNDYEERVRGIYRPYMTMPIPSAAIGATTYTYAHEPYFYNLQDRNLTTYQERLRERGRYRRDIL, from the coding sequence ATGACTCTTTACAAACTTGATGAATATTATCCTGACTATCAAAACGACATTTTTGATGGTGATGATATCAAAAGCTTTGATGTGTATGCACAGGATGATAAAGTTGGTTCTGTAAAGAATATCATGGTCGATGAAGACGGAAATTTTCGTTATTTCATTGTTGATACAGGCTTTTGGGTGTTTGGTAAGAATGTGTTTCTTCCAGTGGGCATGGCTAACATAGATTATGACGACAAAAGAGTATATGCTCCGCAATTAACCAAACAGCAGGTAGAAGATTTACCAGAATTCAGTGAAGATTTAGCGCTCGACAATGACTACGAAGAGCGCGTTAGAGGAATTTATCGTCCTTACATGACGATGCCCATTCCCAGTGCAGCGATTGGTGCTACTACCTATACGTATGCTCACGAGCCTTACTTCTACAATCTGCAAGACCGCAATCTGACAACTTATCAAGAACGACTAAGAGAAAGAGGTCGTTATAGACGCGACATTCTTTAA
- a CDS encoding SDR family oxidoreductase, translated as MKRSPLLALTGSTRSIAYAAVFLASSDAKYIHGTTLVVDGRLMQFMGQGA; from the coding sequence ATGAAGCGATCGCCTCTCCTGGCTCTAACTGGATCAACCCGCTCTATTGCCTATGCTGCCGTATTTCTAGCCTCAAGTGATGCCAAGTACATTCACGGTACAACTTTAGTTGTAGATGGCAGATTAATGCAGTTTATGGGACAAGGAGCTTAA